In Arthrobacter ramosus, one DNA window encodes the following:
- a CDS encoding VOC family protein, which produces MTITSSQDLLPAELTMGTVMLKVGDMKLMVDYYQRALGLEVVAEQDGGLYFGRLGKPLVHLAPASGLQIPGRGEAGLFHTALLFEDQSSLAATVASAAQYEPHAFVGSADHLVSEAFYFTDPEGNGIELYYDKPREGWEWNGSSVVMDSLPLPPQRYLQQYLNEAAVTGQHEAGAGVGHVHLQVGDVQTAHDFYVDTLGFEQTAGWHGQALFVSAGGYHHHMAMNVWNSRGAGPRKDTLGLGEVVIEVPSGDDVGALDDRLKVAGIASHHTGQELRFEDPWRNRLRVAVR; this is translated from the coding sequence ATGACCATCACATCCAGCCAGGATCTCCTTCCTGCCGAACTCACCATGGGTACGGTCATGCTCAAAGTGGGGGACATGAAGCTCATGGTCGACTACTACCAGCGGGCGCTGGGGCTGGAGGTCGTGGCCGAACAGGATGGCGGACTCTACTTCGGCAGGCTCGGCAAGCCGTTGGTGCACCTCGCGCCGGCCTCCGGGCTCCAGATCCCGGGTCGCGGAGAGGCTGGACTCTTCCACACGGCCTTGCTCTTCGAAGACCAATCCTCGCTCGCCGCGACTGTTGCCTCGGCCGCGCAGTACGAACCCCACGCCTTCGTCGGCAGCGCGGACCACCTGGTCAGCGAGGCCTTCTACTTCACCGACCCTGAGGGCAACGGCATTGAGCTCTACTACGACAAGCCCCGCGAAGGCTGGGAGTGGAATGGCAGTTCGGTCGTCATGGACAGCCTGCCGCTCCCGCCGCAGCGCTACCTCCAGCAATACCTGAACGAAGCGGCGGTGACAGGCCAGCATGAGGCGGGCGCCGGCGTCGGGCATGTCCACCTCCAGGTGGGCGATGTGCAGACCGCCCATGATTTCTACGTCGACACCTTGGGCTTCGAGCAGACCGCCGGGTGGCACGGGCAGGCCCTGTTCGTCTCCGCGGGCGGCTACCACCACCACATGGCCATGAATGTCTGGAACAGTCGCGGCGCAGGTCCACGCAAGGACACGCTCGGTCTCGGCGAGGTTGTCATCGAGGTGCCGTCAGGAGACGACGTCGGCGCGCTCGACGACCGCCTCAAGGTTGCCGGCATTGCCTCCCACCACACCGGCCAGGAGTTGCGCTTCGAGGACCCGTGGCGCAACCGCCTGCGGGTCGCCGTCCGCTAA
- the rpsP gene encoding 30S ribosomal protein S16 produces the protein MAVKIRLKRFGKMRAPYYRIVVMDSRAKRDGRAIEEIGKYHPTEEPSYIEVASERAQYWLSVGAQPTEQVAAILKITGDWQKFKGLPGQEGTLKTKVAKPAFVAPEKGSVIIPEAITKKAKQSEATEAPADAEAETTEAE, from the coding sequence GTGGCCGTAAAGATTCGCCTTAAGCGCTTCGGTAAGATGCGCGCACCGTACTACCGCATCGTCGTCATGGACTCCCGCGCCAAGCGCGATGGCCGTGCGATTGAAGAAATCGGCAAGTACCACCCCACCGAAGAGCCCTCGTACATCGAGGTCGCCTCCGAGCGTGCACAGTACTGGCTGTCCGTCGGCGCCCAGCCGACCGAGCAGGTTGCCGCGATCCTCAAGATCACCGGTGACTGGCAGAAGTTCAAGGGTCTCCCGGGCCAGGAAGGCACGCTGAAGACCAAGGTCGCCAAGCCTGCTTTCGTTGCACCGGAGAAGGGTTCCGTCATCATCCCGGAAGCCATCACCAAGAAGGCCAAGCAGTCGGAAGCAACTGAAGCTCCCGCTGACGCTGAAGCAGAGACCACCGAGGCTGAGTAA
- a CDS encoding RNA-binding protein yields the protein MLAEALEHLVRGIVDSPEDVKVSAKNNRRGESLEVRVHQDDLGRVIGRQGRTARALRTVIAALAGGEQVRVDVVDTDRRR from the coding sequence TTGCTGGCAGAAGCGCTCGAGCACTTGGTCCGTGGGATCGTTGACAGCCCTGAGGACGTCAAGGTCAGTGCCAAGAACAACCGCCGCGGGGAATCCCTCGAGGTGCGTGTTCACCAGGACGACCTCGGACGGGTGATCGGTCGCCAGGGTCGCACCGCACGCGCTTTGCGCACTGTGATTGCGGCATTGGCGGGCGGCGAGCAGGTCAGGGTCGACGTCGTCGACACCGACCGTCGCCGGTAA
- the rimM gene encoding ribosome maturation factor RimM (Essential for efficient processing of 16S rRNA) encodes MQLQVARIGKPHGIRGEVTVQVLTDAPGDRFVPGTEFVVEPAKAGPLTITSARWNKDILLLGFEEISTRNQAEEIRGAKLFIETEELEEDDDEGWYEHELVGLVVRVGSQVVGKVTALNTMPVQDLLVIEDADGKEILVPFVEEIVPEVNVEDGYVLLTPPPGLFELNTDASGSDTEEDDAETKDDA; translated from the coding sequence ATGCAGCTCCAGGTTGCCCGAATCGGCAAGCCCCACGGAATCCGCGGCGAAGTCACTGTCCAGGTGCTCACTGACGCCCCTGGCGATCGTTTTGTCCCGGGCACCGAATTTGTGGTGGAGCCCGCAAAGGCCGGTCCCTTGACCATCACCAGCGCCCGGTGGAACAAGGACATCCTGCTGCTCGGTTTCGAAGAGATCTCCACGCGCAACCAGGCGGAGGAAATCCGCGGCGCGAAGCTGTTCATCGAGACGGAAGAGCTGGAGGAGGACGACGACGAAGGCTGGTACGAGCATGAGCTCGTCGGCCTTGTGGTCCGTGTCGGCTCGCAGGTCGTAGGCAAGGTGACCGCACTCAACACCATGCCCGTCCAGGACCTGCTGGTCATTGAAGACGCCGACGGCAAGGAAATCCTGGTGCCTTTCGTCGAAGAGATCGTGCCCGAGGTCAACGTCGAGGACGGCTACGTGCTGCTCACGCCTCCGCCGGGCCTCTTCGAACTGAACACCGACGCTTCCGGCTCCGACACGGAAGAGGACGACGCTGAAACCAAGGATGACGCCTAA
- the trmD gene encoding tRNA (guanosine(37)-N1)-methyltransferase TrmD, whose amino-acid sequence MRIDVVSIFPEYLAPLGLSLIGKARQDGLLELNVHDLRTFTTDKHRTVDDTPYGGGAGMVMKPEPWAQALESIASGACAEAGSPEAEGSSAGPTTKPVLIVPSPAGERFTQALAYELAEEDRLVFACGRYEGIDERVMEWAAGHFTVRPVSLGDYVLNGGEVAVLAMVEAIGRLLPGVVGNPESLVEESHSDGLLEYPVYTKPSAWRDRDVPAVLLSGNHGKIAQWRRHEQFRRTAERRPDLLAGFDAGRLTRADRTAFGELGYDVVDGRLRRRPDSDLPA is encoded by the coding sequence ATGCGCATCGACGTCGTCAGTATCTTTCCCGAGTACCTGGCGCCACTCGGGCTTTCCCTCATAGGCAAGGCCCGTCAGGATGGGCTTTTGGAGCTGAATGTCCATGACTTGAGGACCTTCACCACGGACAAGCACCGCACGGTGGACGACACTCCGTATGGCGGCGGTGCGGGCATGGTCATGAAGCCCGAGCCCTGGGCCCAGGCCCTGGAATCCATTGCCTCTGGAGCGTGTGCCGAAGCCGGAAGTCCCGAAGCTGAGGGCTCATCGGCCGGTCCGACGACGAAGCCGGTCCTGATCGTCCCGTCGCCCGCGGGGGAGCGCTTCACCCAGGCCCTTGCCTATGAGCTCGCCGAGGAAGATCGGCTCGTTTTCGCCTGCGGCCGCTATGAAGGCATCGACGAGCGCGTCATGGAATGGGCGGCAGGACACTTCACGGTCCGCCCGGTCAGTTTGGGCGACTACGTCCTCAACGGCGGCGAAGTCGCAGTCCTGGCCATGGTCGAGGCCATCGGACGATTGCTTCCGGGCGTCGTCGGCAATCCCGAATCGTTGGTGGAGGAATCCCATTCGGACGGCTTGCTGGAGTACCCGGTCTACACGAAACCCTCGGCATGGCGTGATCGTGACGTACCCGCCGTCCTTTTGAGCGGCAACCACGGCAAGATCGCCCAGTGGCGCCGCCACGAACAGTTCCGCCGCACGGCGGAGCGCCGCCCGGACCTTCTCGCAGGGTTCGACGCCGGCCGCCTGACACGTGCGGACCGCACGGCTTTCGGCGAACTCGGGTACGACGTCGTCGACGGCCGGTTGCGGCGCCGCCCGGACAGCGACCTCCCGGCCTGA
- the rplS gene encoding 50S ribosomal protein L19, producing MHILDNVDAASLRNDVPEFRAGDTIKVHVNIIEGKNSRVQVFQGFVLGRQGDGVRETFTVRKVSFGVGVERTFPVHSPIIDKIEVVTKGDVRRAKLYYMRALRGKAAKIKEKRDFATGK from the coding sequence ATGCATATCCTCGATAACGTAGATGCAGCTTCGCTGCGTAACGATGTTCCCGAGTTCCGCGCGGGTGACACCATCAAGGTTCACGTGAACATCATCGAAGGCAAGAACTCCCGTGTCCAGGTCTTCCAGGGCTTCGTCCTGGGCCGCCAGGGTGACGGCGTTCGCGAAACCTTCACGGTCCGCAAGGTCTCGTTCGGTGTCGGCGTAGAGCGTACCTTCCCGGTGCACTCCCCGATCATCGACAAGATCGAGGTCGTCACCAAGGGTGACGTCCGCCGCGCCAAGCTCTACTACATGCGCGCACTGCGCGGCAAGGCTGCGAAGATCAAGGAAAAGCGCGACTTCGCCACCGGCAAGTAG
- the lepB gene encoding signal peptidase I, translated as MDHAKRQPRKQGWRFVLLALVLAVAISGLVRSLWIDVYFIPSESMEPILGTGDRILVSRTDFAADPIRRGDIVVFDGRGTFAPLNSGKGPLADAVAATGHWLGLTGSDTTYVKRVIGLPGDHVACCGTDGKLTVNGQPLEEPYLYPGDTPSEQRFDVIVPNDRLWLMGDHRSRSADSRSLLGAPGGGMVPLERVIGRPVRIIWPLDRFAELPRPAQAGTTSKNGQ; from the coding sequence ATGGACCACGCAAAACGCCAGCCCCGGAAACAGGGCTGGCGTTTTGTTTTGCTCGCACTTGTCCTGGCCGTGGCTATCAGCGGGCTCGTTCGGTCCTTGTGGATCGATGTCTACTTCATCCCCTCCGAGTCCATGGAGCCGATCCTGGGCACCGGAGACCGCATCCTTGTGTCCCGGACCGATTTCGCCGCAGACCCTATTCGCCGTGGAGACATTGTGGTCTTCGACGGCAGGGGAACCTTCGCTCCGCTGAACAGCGGCAAAGGACCATTGGCCGACGCCGTGGCCGCCACCGGCCACTGGCTGGGCCTGACGGGAAGCGACACCACATACGTCAAGCGTGTCATCGGGCTTCCCGGAGACCACGTCGCTTGTTGTGGCACCGATGGCAAACTCACAGTCAACGGTCAGCCGCTTGAGGAACCCTATCTGTATCCCGGCGACACGCCGAGCGAACAGAGGTTCGACGTCATCGTTCCCAATGACCGATTGTGGCTCATGGGTGACCACCGTTCACGATCGGCCGATTCGCGCAGCCTTCTGGGCGCGCCCGGCGGAGGGATGGTGCCGCTGGAGCGTGTCATCGGGCGTCCGGTCCGGATTATCTGGCCGCTTGATAGATTTGCAGAACTACCTCGCCCTGCGCAGGCCGGTACAACCTCGAAGAACGGACAATAG
- the lepB gene encoding signal peptidase I has protein sequence MPETTPGKPERHDDDARLLDGPSAPAMDLAADDADPAPGSATGSTTPQPEEQESPRRAARRDSRLESGESDRSETAGKTQGSPFLGWLREIGTVVVIAIVLSFLIKTFLFRAFFIPSESMVNTLDVDDRIFVNLLVPQPFALERGDIVVFKDAQGWLPPTQKTTPGPFKWFQDGLVFVGLLPDETNQHLVKRVIGLPGDRVSCCDSSARVSVNGTVLNESYINPAQVPMAKSFDVVVPAGKIWVMGDNRNNSADSREHQSVNGGFIDISDVEGKATVIAWPINRWQILDNHTEVFRNVPAPSPQNTASPTAPAGK, from the coding sequence ATGCCCGAGACAACTCCCGGGAAGCCGGAACGGCACGACGACGACGCCCGGCTCCTGGACGGACCGTCCGCTCCCGCCATGGATCTTGCAGCGGACGATGCCGATCCGGCCCCGGGGAGCGCGACTGGCTCGACGACGCCCCAGCCTGAGGAGCAGGAGTCTCCGCGCCGCGCCGCACGGCGGGATTCGCGGCTGGAATCGGGCGAAAGCGATCGCTCCGAGACTGCCGGCAAAACCCAAGGCAGTCCGTTCCTCGGCTGGCTCAGGGAAATCGGCACCGTGGTGGTCATCGCGATCGTCTTGTCCTTCCTGATCAAGACCTTCCTGTTCCGTGCTTTCTTCATTCCCTCGGAATCCATGGTCAACACCCTTGACGTTGACGACCGGATTTTCGTTAATCTGCTGGTCCCGCAACCGTTCGCACTGGAGCGCGGCGACATCGTCGTCTTCAAGGACGCACAAGGATGGCTTCCGCCTACGCAGAAGACGACGCCCGGGCCCTTCAAATGGTTCCAGGACGGTCTTGTCTTCGTCGGGCTGCTCCCGGACGAGACCAATCAGCACCTCGTCAAGCGCGTGATCGGCCTCCCGGGGGACCGGGTCTCGTGCTGCGACAGTTCCGCGCGGGTCAGCGTCAACGGCACTGTCCTCAACGAGAGCTACATCAATCCTGCCCAGGTTCCTATGGCCAAGTCTTTCGATGTAGTGGTCCCGGCGGGCAAAATTTGGGTTATGGGCGACAACCGCAACAACTCGGCCGACTCCCGCGAACACCAATCAGTCAATGGTGGTTTCATCGACATCTCCGACGTCGAGGGCAAAGCCACGGTTATCGCCTGGCCCATCAACCGTTGGCAAATCCTTGACAACCACACCGAGGTCTTCCGCAACGTTCCCGCGCCGTCGCCCCAGAACACGGCTTCACCAACGGCTCCAGCGGGCAAATGA
- a CDS encoding ribonuclease HII, producing the protein MMVPAGTGAPVRTQRKPAARTKHAPDFPTLDVERGFLSPGVKLLAGVDEVGRGSLAGPVSVGIAVVDLRDHGLLADVRDSKLLKPEDRERLEPLVREWAVASAVGHASSAEIDAFGIVGALRLAGTRAWFEILASGVHPDLVLLDGSHNWLSPQTQGSLFDTEPSGPACEAPVHTRVKADMSCLSVAAASVLAKVARDRIMIELHEEYPAFGWNENKGYATSFHRDAIRSLGPTPYHRTSWNLL; encoded by the coding sequence ATGATGGTTCCGGCGGGGACAGGAGCTCCGGTTCGGACGCAGCGGAAACCCGCCGCGCGGACCAAGCACGCTCCTGATTTTCCGACCCTGGACGTCGAACGGGGTTTCTTGTCTCCTGGAGTCAAGCTTCTGGCCGGTGTCGATGAAGTAGGCCGCGGATCCCTCGCCGGACCGGTGTCGGTGGGGATCGCCGTCGTCGACCTCAGGGACCACGGCTTGCTCGCCGATGTCCGCGACAGCAAGCTTCTCAAACCCGAGGACCGCGAGCGGTTGGAACCGCTGGTGCGAGAATGGGCGGTTGCCTCCGCAGTGGGCCACGCAAGTTCGGCGGAGATTGATGCGTTCGGAATAGTGGGAGCCCTGCGCCTTGCAGGAACACGCGCCTGGTTCGAGATTCTCGCCTCGGGCGTGCATCCGGACCTCGTCCTCCTGGATGGGAGCCACAACTGGCTCTCACCCCAGACACAGGGTTCCTTGTTCGACACCGAGCCGTCCGGGCCTGCCTGCGAGGCGCCGGTGCACACCCGGGTGAAGGCGGACATGAGCTGCCTCAGCGTGGCGGCCGCCAGCGTGCTGGCCAAGGTGGCCAGGGACCGCATCATGATTGAGCTGCACGAGGAATATCCAGCTTTCGGATGGAACGAGAACAAGGGTTACGCCACGTCCTTCCACCGCGATGCCATCCGTTCGTTGGGTCCCACGCCGTACCACCGGACCAGCTGGAACCTGCTATAG
- a CDS encoding DUF2469 domain-containing protein produces the protein MSAEDLENYETDMELQLYREYRDVVGLFSYVVETERRFYLANHVDLQARSADGEVYFDLTLQDAWVWDVYRSARFVKNVRVITFKDVNVEELPRSEELSLPKDGDLGDLGNLGN, from the coding sequence ATGAGTGCCGAGGATCTTGAGAACTACGAAACCGACATGGAGCTGCAGCTCTACCGCGAATACCGCGACGTCGTTGGTTTGTTCAGCTACGTTGTCGAGACCGAACGCCGGTTCTATCTGGCAAACCATGTTGACCTGCAGGCCCGGAGTGCCGATGGCGAGGTCTATTTCGACCTGACGCTCCAGGATGCCTGGGTTTGGGACGTCTACCGTTCGGCCCGTTTCGTGAAGAATGTCAGGGTCATTACGTTCAAGGACGTCAATGTCGAAGAACTGCCGCGCAGCGAGGAACTCTCCCTGCCAAAGGACGGCGATCTAGGCGATCTCGGCAACCTGGGCAACTAG
- a CDS encoding YraN family protein, with product MRAKDWLGRHGETLAVAFLETQGMRIVDRNWRCSEGEIDIVALDGDTLVIAEVKTRKNLAYGHPFEAVDAAKLARLHRLALSWCRDHELRAPRRRVDVVGIIDDGVVEPRLEHLRGVG from the coding sequence ATGAGAGCCAAAGACTGGTTGGGCCGGCACGGTGAAACGCTGGCCGTAGCTTTCCTTGAAACCCAGGGAATGCGCATTGTGGACCGCAATTGGAGATGCTCCGAGGGCGAGATCGACATCGTGGCGCTCGACGGCGACACCTTGGTGATTGCCGAGGTCAAGACCCGGAAGAACCTGGCCTATGGGCATCCTTTCGAAGCGGTTGACGCCGCCAAACTCGCCCGGCTCCATCGCTTGGCCCTTTCGTGGTGCCGTGATCACGAACTGCGGGCCCCGCGCCGGCGGGTGGATGTCGTGGGAATCATCGACGACGGCGTAGTCGAGCCAAGGCTCGAACACCTCAGGGGCGTGGGCTAG
- a CDS encoding MFS transporter → MTSTTTSPPAMTPRRAATAALLGSALEYYDFFVYGAAAALVFNVLFFPSGDPAVALIGSFATFAVGYVARPVGAMVMGHFGDRLGRKKVMLATVVMMGAASFSIGCLPTFDQVGLLAPALLVVLRVVQGFSAGAESAGASTLTVEHSPVGRRGFFTSFVMVGYAVGCSLATIVFLPVALLPAEHLYGWGWRVPFWLSAVVVVITYYVRSHLDETPVFAEAKEERAVRKLPLSDVFKYHWRSVICVAGASLMAAMQTLFAVFSLSYGTSVGVHRSAMLAVISGAIALSVFTLPAAGYLSDVIGRKRTMLISSVGCAVTIFGYLWAISTTDVLLIGVSAFINMTLFFSCYNGVWTSFFAEQFPAPVRFTGMAVSNQLGNLLAGFAPMVAAMLLVPGPSGWLPVAIFGAVAAGIAAVAVLGMRETSKTPTEMLGGPRAQPTNPKPSPAGTKRTVEAVTD, encoded by the coding sequence ATGACAAGCACTACAACGTCGCCGCCGGCGATGACGCCCCGCCGTGCTGCGACAGCCGCGCTCCTCGGCAGTGCACTGGAGTACTACGACTTTTTTGTTTACGGCGCGGCAGCGGCCCTCGTTTTCAATGTGCTGTTCTTTCCGTCCGGGGATCCCGCTGTTGCTTTGATCGGATCGTTCGCGACTTTTGCGGTGGGCTATGTGGCACGGCCCGTCGGCGCAATGGTGATGGGGCACTTCGGCGATCGTCTTGGCCGCAAGAAGGTCATGCTTGCCACTGTGGTCATGATGGGTGCCGCCTCGTTCTCCATCGGTTGTCTTCCGACATTTGACCAGGTGGGGCTGTTGGCGCCGGCCCTTCTGGTTGTCTTGCGAGTGGTCCAGGGTTTCTCGGCCGGTGCCGAATCCGCAGGTGCCTCGACGTTGACGGTTGAGCATTCCCCCGTTGGACGCCGGGGCTTCTTTACCAGCTTCGTTATGGTTGGTTACGCCGTCGGCTGCTCGTTGGCGACTATCGTTTTCCTTCCGGTGGCGCTCCTGCCCGCCGAACACCTTTACGGTTGGGGCTGGCGGGTTCCCTTCTGGCTCAGTGCCGTCGTCGTCGTGATTACCTACTATGTGCGGAGCCATTTGGACGAAACGCCCGTGTTCGCTGAAGCCAAGGAAGAACGCGCAGTCCGGAAGCTGCCGCTGAGCGATGTTTTCAAGTACCACTGGCGCAGTGTGATTTGTGTTGCCGGGGCATCGCTGATGGCAGCGATGCAGACTTTGTTCGCTGTTTTCAGCTTGTCCTACGGAACCTCGGTCGGGGTGCACCGGAGTGCGATGCTCGCGGTCATCTCCGGCGCCATAGCGCTGTCCGTCTTCACTCTTCCGGCAGCGGGCTACCTCTCTGATGTCATCGGCAGGAAGCGAACGATGCTGATTTCCTCTGTAGGGTGTGCGGTCACGATCTTCGGTTACCTTTGGGCGATATCGACGACGGACGTCCTGCTGATCGGGGTCTCCGCGTTCATCAACATGACGTTGTTCTTCAGCTGCTACAACGGGGTGTGGACGTCGTTCTTCGCCGAGCAGTTCCCGGCACCTGTGCGCTTCACGGGCATGGCTGTCAGCAATCAGCTGGGCAATCTCCTGGCCGGCTTCGCGCCGATGGTCGCGGCGATGCTTCTCGTGCCGGGCCCGTCCGGCTGGCTGCCGGTAGCAATCTTTGGTGCGGTAGCCGCCGGCATCGCGGCCGTCGCAGTCCTCGGAATGCGCGAGACTTCCAAGACCCCCACAGAGATGCTGGGTGGGCCGCGGGCTCAACCCACAAATCCCAAGCCTTCCCCTGCCGGGACCAAGAGGACCGTTGAGGCGGTCACGGACTAG
- a CDS encoding sigma-54-dependent Fis family transcriptional regulator, with protein MDKSRREDALRSARERLITEGLVRASIPASLVAEEIEQSWRRSVSNHVNPATGPHILGEVDPDSAILRAAGRILDQWQNNLTDTRMALFLADEEGRIVSRRIVDAQDTRTLDNANAAEGFVFSEQALGTNGLGTPIEGRGVVFVRGHEHFNDALARLACAGAPIKHPITGRIVGSLSIASHVDASSPLMVSMARQAGHQIAEALELMADSRNLELARTYRQFRSSKHPVLVMNSETVMTDLPALAHFDAESHAYLWEMLRMHHWDQDKLQIELPVLGTEAMVRRLGRAGQDAIFALEFTEPASAPAEGRVSVGKHPEQRSAPALREVLDGLSSRQARTTTSYSVLQRELTAAATADGLIRVTGGPGTGKHHQSSKWLRQHTGREPKTFTAEMLTEDPTAWAVMEAALAEGCGILVTAGPGIGHDLVDRLTEFASAHRPGVHPGARVILTERTSGPFNPNHEAEDLQGPVRLPSLVELRGELLDIVREVSAELFPGAPAPRFSPAALQCLLAWRWPGNVAELARLLAHLRRSAGTGLIQTKDLPAPMRQTTLSSLSRYEQSERDTIVAALAEANGNKSRAAEILGIGRTTMYRKMRALKIDDDERMILPGP; from the coding sequence ATGGACAAATCACGCCGCGAAGACGCGCTCCGGAGCGCCCGCGAGCGGCTGATCACGGAAGGCCTCGTCAGGGCTTCCATCCCCGCGTCGCTGGTAGCCGAAGAAATCGAACAAAGCTGGCGGCGCTCGGTCTCGAACCACGTCAACCCTGCAACCGGCCCCCACATCCTTGGCGAGGTCGATCCGGACAGTGCAATCCTGCGCGCTGCCGGAAGAATTTTGGACCAGTGGCAAAACAATCTCACCGACACCCGGATGGCCCTTTTCCTCGCCGATGAGGAGGGCCGGATCGTCTCCCGGCGCATTGTCGATGCCCAGGACACGCGGACACTGGACAACGCCAACGCCGCGGAGGGGTTCGTCTTTTCCGAACAGGCTCTGGGCACCAACGGGCTCGGCACCCCCATTGAGGGGCGCGGAGTGGTTTTCGTCCGCGGCCACGAACACTTTAACGATGCCCTGGCCCGACTGGCCTGCGCGGGAGCGCCCATCAAGCACCCCATCACGGGCCGGATCGTAGGATCGCTGTCCATCGCCTCCCATGTCGACGCCTCAAGCCCCTTGATGGTTTCCATGGCCCGGCAGGCCGGTCATCAGATCGCTGAGGCGCTCGAGCTGATGGCCGATTCCCGGAACCTCGAGTTGGCCCGAACGTACCGCCAGTTCCGGTCCTCCAAGCATCCGGTCCTGGTCATGAACTCCGAAACGGTGATGACCGACCTGCCCGCACTCGCCCATTTTGACGCCGAGTCCCACGCCTACCTGTGGGAGATGCTGCGCATGCACCATTGGGACCAGGACAAGCTGCAAATCGAACTTCCGGTGCTCGGAACCGAAGCCATGGTGCGCCGTCTCGGCCGGGCGGGCCAGGACGCGATCTTCGCGCTGGAATTTACGGAGCCAGCCAGTGCGCCAGCCGAGGGCAGGGTTTCCGTCGGCAAACACCCAGAGCAAAGGTCTGCGCCCGCGCTCCGCGAAGTGCTGGACGGCCTATCCTCCCGCCAAGCCCGGACGACGACTTCTTACAGCGTGCTCCAACGCGAACTCACCGCTGCCGCCACGGCCGATGGCCTGATCCGCGTCACCGGAGGTCCTGGTACCGGGAAGCATCACCAGTCCTCAAAATGGCTGCGCCAGCACACCGGGCGGGAGCCCAAGACATTCACCGCAGAAATGCTCACCGAGGACCCAACGGCCTGGGCTGTCATGGAAGCGGCATTAGCCGAGGGCTGCGGAATCCTCGTTACCGCCGGACCAGGCATCGGCCACGATCTCGTGGACCGACTCACCGAATTTGCGTCGGCCCACCGCCCCGGCGTCCACCCCGGGGCACGTGTCATCCTTACCGAACGGACCAGCGGCCCATTCAACCCCAATCACGAAGCCGAGGACCTTCAAGGGCCGGTACGCCTGCCTTCCCTTGTGGAACTGCGCGGTGAGTTGCTGGACATCGTGCGTGAGGTTTCGGCTGAACTCTTTCCCGGGGCACCGGCGCCACGGTTCTCCCCAGCAGCCCTCCAATGCCTGCTGGCCTGGCGCTGGCCGGGTAACGTTGCCGAGCTGGCACGGCTCCTTGCCCACTTGCGACGTTCGGCCGGCACCGGCCTGATCCAAACCAAGGACCTGCCAGCCCCCATGCGGCAGACAACCCTCTCCTCGCTCAGCCGCTACGAGCAATCTGAGCGCGATACCATCGTCGCCGCCCTGGCGGAAGCCAACGGCAACAAGTCCCGCGCCGCGGAAATTCTGGGTATCGGGCGCACCACCATGTACCGGAAAATGCGCGCCCTGAAAATTGACGACGACGAACGAATGATCCTTCCGGGACCCTAG